One region of Vicinamibacterales bacterium genomic DNA includes:
- a CDS encoding FHA domain-containing protein has protein sequence MTKLIIYRGEARYSEVSLTGKTMTVGRSAENDVVLEDPGKGVSRAHAELRPEGDKYRLVDLNSQNGIWVSGKRVPSVVLTPGVVAAMGPYRVAIDAVSPLTQPFTPIKDAVPDTGTELFSRLPPMPAEPPAPPLPPPVAVVDGPGALLDSTDPLNALPAAPPPPVKAAPAPAVKPSLTPAAKPSGTATVRTSSSGGSPTKMLAAAVGALVLVAASGFGAYKFVQHRRAAQPVWDATIAANLVNSGQCQEALDKQINVALQANPNDATALALKQKCTAPPTAPAPLTPVVVPPVVDPKVANTQKLDAAEASIAANTCQPALDSINEVLAQDPNDERAKALAAKATACLTPAPPIPAKAAPSGETGVKIAVVDGVEVKQGENRAAYTARVGDLKKRYDDAVTALQDQHYAEAMRGFDSLPPNYRDAAQQRASAQASMRSDANRAYASAQAAEQRQEWTAAVQGYQRARALDPSRDVSADVARVTELRAKAGQTACQNGDAAFLLSHNSEAAKEYQKVIELLPSGDACYVKAKERLARIR, from the coding sequence GTGACCAAACTGATCATTTACCGCGGCGAGGCGCGCTACTCAGAAGTGTCGCTCACCGGCAAGACGATGACCGTCGGGCGCAGCGCCGAGAACGACGTCGTGCTCGAGGATCCCGGCAAGGGCGTCTCCCGCGCACACGCCGAGCTGCGCCCAGAGGGGGACAAGTACCGTCTGGTCGATCTCAACAGCCAGAACGGGATCTGGGTCTCGGGCAAGCGTGTCCCGTCGGTCGTCCTCACACCTGGTGTGGTCGCCGCGATGGGCCCGTATCGCGTCGCGATCGATGCGGTGTCGCCGCTCACGCAGCCGTTCACGCCGATCAAGGACGCAGTTCCCGACACCGGCACCGAGCTGTTCAGCCGCCTGCCCCCGATGCCGGCGGAGCCGCCCGCGCCGCCACTGCCGCCGCCCGTTGCCGTGGTCGACGGTCCCGGCGCGCTGCTCGACAGCACCGATCCCCTCAACGCACTGCCAGCAGCGCCGCCACCGCCGGTCAAGGCAGCGCCAGCGCCGGCCGTGAAGCCGTCACTCACTCCCGCGGCCAAGCCTTCGGGGACCGCCACAGTTCGGACGTCTTCATCAGGGGGCAGTCCGACCAAGATGCTCGCGGCGGCCGTTGGGGCCCTCGTGCTGGTCGCCGCATCCGGGTTCGGCGCCTACAAGTTCGTCCAGCACCGCCGCGCCGCACAGCCCGTGTGGGACGCGACGATCGCGGCGAACCTGGTCAACAGCGGACAGTGTCAGGAAGCGCTCGACAAGCAGATCAATGTCGCGCTGCAGGCGAATCCCAACGACGCAACGGCGCTCGCCTTGAAGCAGAAGTGCACCGCACCGCCCACGGCCCCAGCGCCTTTGACGCCGGTTGTAGTCCCGCCGGTCGTAGATCCGAAGGTAGCAAACACACAAAAACTCGATGCCGCGGAGGCGTCGATCGCCGCCAACACCTGCCAGCCGGCTCTCGATTCCATCAATGAGGTCCTCGCGCAGGATCCCAACGACGAGCGCGCCAAGGCGTTGGCCGCCAAGGCGACGGCATGCCTGACGCCGGCGCCGCCCATCCCGGCCAAGGCCGCACCGTCCGGCGAGACCGGGGTGAAGATCGCGGTGGTCGACGGTGTCGAGGTGAAGCAGGGAGAAAACAGAGCCGCCTACACGGCACGCGTCGGGGATTTGAAGAAGCGATACGACGACGCGGTCACGGCGCTTCAGGATCAGCACTACGCCGAGGCGATGCGGGGCTTCGACAGCCTGCCGCCGAACTACCGCGACGCCGCGCAGCAGCGCGCGTCCGCCCAGGCCTCGATGCGCAGCGACGCCAACCGCGCTTACGCCAGCGCGCAGGCGGCGGAACAGCGCCAGGAATGGACCGCTGCGGTGCAGGGATACCAGCGCGCCCGCGCGCTCGATCCGTCGCGAGACGTGAGCGCCGACGTCGCCCGCGTCACCGAACTGAGAGCGAAGGCCGGCCAGACCGCGTGCCAGAACGGTGACGCCGCGTTCCTGCTCTCGCACAACAGCGAGGCGGCGAAGGAGTATCAGAAGGTCATCGAGCTCCTGCCGAGCGGCGACGCCTGCTACGTCAAGGCCAAGGAGCGTCTCGCACGCATCCGTTGA
- a CDS encoding protein kinase, whose product MSSSDKTVAAPRLPRTIGRYQITGRLGKGAMGVVYSAHDAMMERSVAIKVMMTDLEDDPETSSRFYREARSAGQLVHPNIITIFDMGQENGRPYIVMEYLDGETLNKYLARPEAADLEIKIELMIQICQGLHVAHSHGIFHRDIKPGNLLVRASGDLKIVDFGIARLASSSMTASGLIMGTPDYMSPEQARGHDIDQRSDIFSAGAVFYYILTGRKPFAAPDLAAVLLKVQTEEPLPIRDSEAPPALARVVMRALSKNVEDRYGTCGRMVAELEHLKRELASESLQRLDETRKKLGAMDAISSERRDLIEKLKLRPVPSDIDAPRLALVERQGAVTEPIRRTVVADLVAAVAAFEGPVLADMTRWRAAAHAFDEGMQALGTGHARDAVVRLEEALRIEPASAHVSAEVDRCRAMVAEQRSMSDRAAALIDEARKAAAAGQWQVVVGFCDDALELEPGAAEGLALRDKARAVIVEEAEQRRQDAERALQRADTHRQTGRFSEAAIEIARAREAAPNNSAADAAEAKLKASMAEVERNAEIRRQASEAIAAARRDFAAGQRDQAIAALQAFHATTPEPAAAAEISQMQAEGRRIALAEQRAAEAAALAADAESALNAGDPQRALDLGTRALAIDAAHVLARKVSGLAGGELKQRAEAQARAEAAARNLEEARQQLARGKFQKARALVSAAADLDPQNPQHKAVLARIQEDEARAEAEAERQRVVKQRARAVAPILERARAAEAQGDMERAAWLAENALALDLECAEAREILQHAQTRIAANPKLADETVDLPGETGRGFDPDDTASLTKPTGLWERVAGALRNWRSSDPAPSQPAADGRGSDSKGRTT is encoded by the coding sequence GTGAGCTCTTCCGACAAGACCGTCGCCGCGCCACGGCTGCCGCGCACGATCGGCCGCTACCAGATCACCGGCCGCCTCGGGAAGGGCGCGATGGGCGTGGTCTACAGCGCTCACGACGCGATGATGGAGCGCTCCGTCGCGATCAAGGTCATGATGACCGACCTCGAGGACGATCCCGAGACCAGTTCGCGGTTCTACCGCGAGGCGCGCTCCGCTGGACAGCTGGTGCACCCGAACATCATCACGATCTTCGACATGGGACAGGAGAACGGCCGTCCCTACATCGTGATGGAGTATCTCGACGGCGAGACGCTCAACAAGTATCTGGCGCGTCCCGAAGCGGCCGACCTGGAAATCAAGATCGAGCTGATGATCCAGATCTGCCAGGGGCTGCACGTCGCGCACTCGCACGGCATCTTCCACCGCGACATCAAGCCCGGCAATCTCCTCGTGCGGGCGAGCGGCGATCTGAAGATCGTCGACTTCGGCATCGCGCGGCTCGCCTCGTCGAGCATGACCGCCTCGGGCCTGATCATGGGAACGCCCGACTACATGTCTCCGGAGCAGGCGCGGGGCCATGACATCGATCAGCGCTCGGACATCTTCTCGGCGGGCGCGGTCTTCTATTACATCCTGACCGGCCGCAAGCCGTTCGCGGCACCAGATCTCGCGGCGGTGCTGCTGAAGGTGCAGACGGAGGAGCCGCTGCCGATCCGCGACAGCGAGGCGCCGCCGGCGCTCGCGCGCGTCGTGATGCGGGCGCTTTCAAAGAATGTGGAAGACCGCTACGGCACCTGCGGCCGGATGGTCGCGGAGCTCGAACATCTCAAGCGCGAGCTGGCGTCCGAATCGCTGCAGCGTCTCGACGAGACGCGCAAGAAGCTTGGCGCGATGGACGCCATCTCCAGCGAGCGGCGCGACCTGATCGAGAAGCTCAAGCTGCGGCCGGTGCCTTCGGACATCGACGCGCCGCGGCTGGCGCTCGTCGAGCGCCAGGGCGCGGTCACCGAGCCGATCCGCCGCACGGTCGTCGCGGATCTTGTCGCGGCGGTCGCCGCGTTCGAGGGACCGGTGCTCGCCGACATGACCAGATGGCGCGCCGCAGCGCACGCGTTCGACGAGGGCATGCAGGCGCTCGGCACCGGCCACGCCCGCGACGCCGTCGTCCGGCTCGAAGAAGCGCTGAGGATCGAACCTGCGTCGGCGCACGTGTCCGCCGAGGTGGACCGCTGCCGCGCCATGGTGGCCGAACAGCGCTCGATGTCGGATCGCGCCGCCGCGCTGATCGACGAGGCGCGGAAGGCTGCAGCCGCCGGGCAGTGGCAGGTGGTGGTCGGATTCTGCGACGACGCGCTCGAGCTCGAGCCGGGCGCCGCGGAGGGCCTCGCGCTCCGAGACAAGGCGCGCGCGGTGATCGTCGAAGAAGCGGAGCAGCGGCGGCAGGACGCGGAGCGCGCGCTGCAGCGTGCCGACACGCATCGTCAGACCGGGCGGTTCTCGGAGGCGGCCATCGAGATCGCACGCGCGCGCGAGGCGGCTCCGAACAATTCGGCGGCCGATGCGGCTGAGGCAAAGCTGAAGGCCTCGATGGCGGAGGTCGAGCGGAACGCGGAGATCCGGCGTCAGGCGTCCGAGGCGATCGCCGCGGCGCGGCGCGATTTCGCGGCGGGCCAGCGCGATCAGGCCATCGCGGCGCTGCAGGCGTTCCACGCCACCACGCCGGAACCGGCGGCCGCCGCGGAGATCAGCCAGATGCAGGCTGAAGGGCGCCGCATCGCCCTCGCCGAGCAGCGCGCCGCGGAAGCCGCGGCGCTCGCCGCCGATGCGGAGAGCGCGCTCAATGCCGGCGATCCTCAGCGGGCGCTCGACCTCGGCACTCGCGCGCTGGCGATCGATGCCGCGCACGTGCTCGCGCGAAAGGTGTCGGGGCTCGCCGGCGGCGAGCTCAAACAACGCGCCGAGGCGCAGGCGCGCGCCGAAGCGGCGGCCAGGAACCTCGAGGAAGCGCGGCAGCAGCTGGCGCGCGGCAAGTTCCAGAAGGCGCGCGCGCTGGTCTCGGCGGCGGCGGATCTCGATCCGCAGAACCCGCAGCACAAGGCGGTCCTCGCGAGGATCCAGGAAGACGAGGCGCGCGCCGAAGCGGAAGCCGAGCGGCAGCGCGTCGTGAAACAGCGCGCGCGGGCGGTGGCGCCGATCCTGGAGCGCGCGCGCGCCGCCGAAGCACAGGGAGACATGGAGCGGGCGGCATGGCTTGCGGAGAACGCCCTGGCGCTCGACCTCGAGTGCGCCGAAGCGCGCGAGATCCTGCAGCACGCGCAGACACGCATCGCCGCCAATCCAAAGCTGGCCGACGAGACCGTCGACTTGCCAGGGGAGACGGGACGAGGCTTCGATCCTGACGACACCGCGTCGCTGACCAAGCCGACGGGGCTCTGGGAGCGGGTCGCGGGAGCGTTGCGAAACTGGAGATCGTCGGACCCGGCGCCGTCGCAGCCGGCCGCCGACGGCCGCGGGTCTGATTCGAAGGGGCGGACGACGTGA
- a CDS encoding protein phosphatase 2C domain-containing protein has translation MIEAHGLSDPGPVRKTNEDSFCSDPAVPLFIVADGLGGHAAGEVASKLAVETISSFVRRIEEEGELSWPYGIDPGLSFPGNLLRTAVHLANRRVFRAAERDDEYTGMATTVVAALISGSRLVVASAGDSRLYLFSGGRLSQLTRDDTWAATILAAPGQPSQGTGTRSMRHVLTNVIGARDQADVHLGEFDLAGGDMFLLCSDGLHGVLEDATIAGMLNGGGTPAEIVPRLVKAALDGGGKDNVTALLVRYIGGQA, from the coding sequence GTGATCGAGGCTCATGGTCTGAGCGACCCCGGACCCGTCCGCAAGACGAACGAGGATTCGTTTTGCAGTGATCCCGCTGTTCCGTTGTTCATCGTGGCGGACGGGCTTGGCGGGCATGCCGCGGGCGAAGTCGCGTCGAAACTCGCAGTGGAGACGATCTCTTCGTTCGTGCGACGAATCGAGGAGGAGGGAGAACTCTCCTGGCCGTACGGCATCGATCCGGGTCTGTCGTTCCCAGGCAACCTGCTTCGCACGGCCGTGCACCTGGCCAACCGGCGGGTGTTTCGCGCGGCCGAGCGAGACGATGAGTACACGGGAATGGCGACGACAGTGGTGGCGGCGCTGATCTCGGGATCGCGACTGGTGGTCGCGAGCGCCGGCGACAGCCGACTGTACTTGTTTTCGGGCGGCCGTCTGTCGCAGCTCACGCGGGACGACACGTGGGCGGCAACGATCCTCGCCGCACCCGGGCAGCCAAGCCAGGGAACGGGGACGCGCTCGATGCGCCATGTCCTGACGAACGTCATCGGCGCGCGCGATCAGGCCGACGTGCACCTGGGCGAGTTCGATCTCGCCGGCGGCGACATGTTCCTCCTGTGTTCCGACGGGCTGCACGGCGTGCTCGAAGACGCCACGATCGCCGGGATGCTCAACGGCGGGGGAACGCCGGCCGAGATCGTGCCGCGGCTGGTCAAGGCGGCGCTCGACGGGGGTGGGAAGGACAACGTCACCGCGCTGCTGGTGCGGTACATCGGAGGGCAGGCGTGA
- a CDS encoding helix-turn-helix transcriptional regulator, whose amino-acid sequence MPEAHEVDFAAVVDGLRLAVFVFQRTRILYQNNAAVRLATRMRKEFQADLVVMLRDHLSRMTELEPVDAPAPAVTLLTDAHGEPLYVHVMPIGSGGEPQMAVCVRELGIEREAFARRYGLSPREAEVAELVLRGYTNPVIALTLGIAPATTKRHLTRIFDKIGVDSRTQLVSRLA is encoded by the coding sequence ATGCCCGAAGCGCACGAGGTCGACTTCGCCGCGGTCGTCGACGGGCTGCGCCTGGCGGTGTTCGTCTTTCAGCGCACGCGAATCCTCTATCAGAACAACGCGGCCGTTCGCCTCGCCACGAGGATGCGGAAGGAGTTCCAGGCCGATCTGGTGGTGATGCTGCGCGACCACCTGTCTCGGATGACGGAGCTGGAGCCGGTCGACGCGCCAGCCCCCGCGGTGACGCTCCTCACCGACGCGCACGGCGAGCCGTTGTATGTCCACGTCATGCCGATCGGATCGGGCGGCGAGCCGCAGATGGCGGTGTGTGTCCGCGAGCTGGGAATTGAACGGGAAGCGTTTGCCCGCCGCTATGGGCTCTCGCCTCGGGAGGCTGAGGTAGCGGAACTCGTCCTCCGCGGCTATACCAACCCTGTCATTGCCTTGACACTCGGGATTGCTCCCGCGACGACCAAGCGCCATCTCACCAGGATTTTCGACAAAATCGGCGTCGATTCCCGGACTCAACTGGTCAGTCGGCTGGCTTGA
- a CDS encoding FHA domain-containing protein, with product MPGTERAGRLVVRLPDGRSLRLSAAFHIGRDASCEVVVTDNQVSRRHAVVSPEGGHWVVRDLQSSNGLFVDNKRVESAAIDRDTTVRLGVDGPVLRLAPEGAADPQTAIAASPQVPAAASPPSATGESLDAYAQRYFGSDEGDESVGGRTLMIRKAFQKVQQQQRRRTRATIALLALVALGVAAYALYEHRLVSQQSQVAEEWYYEMKEIDVRVAQLEQQAAASGAALGSQQLAGIAQDRQQREKRYDEVVAKLYDRKLNEKDRLILKVTRIFGECEVAAPADYLKEVHRYIDMWQRTGRFERAVRLSQDRGYIPRIATAFKAQNLPIQYYYLAMQESGFDAFTYGPPTRWGIAKGMWQFIPETAQTYGLRVGPRKGIAGFDAEDERFNWMKASDAAAKYIKNIYATDAQASGLLVIASYNWGEHRIIDRLRTMPADPRQRNFWRLLADHAVPDQTYNYVFYIVSAAVIGENPRLFGFNLDNPLKAFDTP from the coding sequence ATGCCAGGAACTGAGCGTGCCGGGCGCCTCGTCGTGCGGCTGCCCGACGGGCGATCGCTGCGTCTGTCGGCGGCCTTTCACATCGGGCGCGACGCGAGCTGCGAGGTGGTGGTCACCGACAACCAGGTCAGCCGCCGCCATGCGGTGGTGTCGCCCGAGGGTGGGCACTGGGTCGTTCGCGATCTCCAGAGCAGCAACGGGCTGTTCGTCGACAACAAGCGTGTCGAGTCGGCGGCGATTGACCGCGACACCACGGTTCGGCTGGGCGTCGACGGTCCAGTCCTGCGACTCGCGCCGGAAGGGGCCGCCGACCCGCAGACGGCGATCGCTGCGTCGCCGCAAGTCCCGGCCGCCGCGTCTCCGCCGTCTGCGACGGGCGAGTCGCTCGACGCGTACGCGCAGCGGTACTTCGGGTCCGACGAGGGGGACGAAAGCGTCGGCGGCCGGACGCTGATGATCCGCAAGGCGTTTCAGAAGGTTCAGCAGCAGCAGCGCCGGCGCACGCGCGCGACGATCGCGCTGCTGGCGCTCGTGGCGCTCGGTGTGGCCGCCTACGCGCTCTACGAGCATCGCCTCGTCAGCCAGCAGTCGCAGGTCGCCGAAGAGTGGTACTACGAGATGAAGGAGATCGACGTGCGCGTCGCCCAGCTCGAGCAGCAGGCGGCGGCGTCGGGGGCCGCGCTGGGCTCGCAGCAGCTCGCTGGAATCGCGCAGGATCGCCAGCAGCGCGAGAAGCGCTACGACGAGGTCGTGGCGAAGCTCTACGATCGCAAGCTGAACGAGAAGGATCGGCTGATCCTCAAGGTCACGCGGATTTTCGGAGAGTGCGAGGTCGCGGCGCCAGCCGACTACCTGAAGGAAGTCCACCGCTACATCGACATGTGGCAGCGGACCGGGCGCTTCGAACGCGCGGTGAGGCTCTCGCAGGACCGCGGCTACATTCCACGGATCGCCACGGCGTTCAAAGCGCAGAACCTGCCGATTCAGTATTACTACCTGGCGATGCAGGAGAGCGGCTTCGACGCGTTCACCTACGGACCGCCGACGCGTTGGGGCATCGCGAAAGGGATGTGGCAGTTCATTCCCGAGACGGCTCAGACCTACGGCTTGCGCGTCGGGCCGCGCAAGGGAATCGCTGGATTCGACGCGGAGGACGAACGATTCAACTGGATGAAGGCGAGCGACGCCGCCGCGAAGTACATCAAGAACATCTACGCGACCGACGCGCAGGCGTCGGGGTTGCTGGTCATCGCCTCGTACAACTGGGGTGAGCACCGCATCATCGACCGGCTGCGGACGATGCCCGCCGATCCGCGCCAGCGGAATTTCTGGCGGCTGCTCGCCGACCACGCCGTACCGGATCAGACCTACAACTACGTTTTCTACATCGTGTCGGCGGCGGTGATCGGCGAGAACCCGCGGCTTTTCGGATTCAATCTCGACAATCCGCTGAAGGCGTTCGACACGCCGTAG
- a CDS encoding PKD domain-containing protein, with amino-acid sequence MRKLLLAAPLLAAIVLGCQSQPPVGPGIVTITETTTSTSTTTTTTTTIPVATVAAFTFSPVTPEVGQVVRFNAATSTAGSDRTIVRYDWDLGDGAFKSGVAVEHDYAPSGVYLVTLTVTDDLGKKTLTSQSVTVRPVVPTS; translated from the coding sequence ATGCGTAAGCTGTTGCTCGCCGCACCGTTGCTCGCCGCCATCGTGCTGGGCTGTCAGAGCCAGCCGCCGGTTGGTCCGGGAATCGTCACGATCACCGAGACCACGACGTCGACGTCGACGACCACCACCACGACCACGACGATTCCCGTGGCAACGGTCGCCGCGTTCACGTTTTCGCCGGTCACGCCGGAAGTCGGACAGGTGGTGCGCTTCAACGCCGCCACGTCCACCGCCGGGAGCGACCGGACGATCGTTCGCTACGACTGGGATCTCGGCGACGGCGCCTTCAAGAGCGGTGTCGCGGTCGAACATGACTACGCGCCATCGGGCGTCTATCTGGTCACGTTGACGGTCACCGACGATCTCGGCAAGAAGACGCTGACCTCGCAGTCCGTCACGGTGCGGCCGGTCGTTCCGACCTCGTAG